From the Lathyrus oleraceus cultivar Zhongwan6 chromosome 3, CAAS_Psat_ZW6_1.0, whole genome shotgun sequence genome, the window ATGCAAACTTCAAATGTCCAGACGTTGGACTAAAACGGCGACCATTATCCTTCCAAACATTCCCATCTTGGAGAAGAGGCATTGAGATAGGGTTTTTGAACTCAACATTAATGTTATGGTTTTTCAAGACGTTTGAATAAGTTTGAGGGTCCTCATAATGTCCTGAATTTCCTCATACCATGCAGTGCGCTCCACTACGAAACTCCTTAGAATCGTGAGCTCCTATCTCCTCAACATGAACCCTCCCGACCTCGAAACCTGCTATCAAAGGATTCTTGCTTTCTATGAAACTTTGGCATGTTGACAAAATGCTTATAATTACCAATGAAGATGTTGTCCAACTTGGTAGCGAGAAACCTAGTGCCATATACTCCAAAGAATATCATAAAATTTCTTCCTCTAACATCTCTTTTGGCATGAATGATTACCTCATCAACATCTCCATAAACTCTTAAACTCATGTTGTTGTTGCCATTGCTCATATTCTTCCTCGAACTTTCATGGTCTTAGAGATTGAATCTTCTATCCCCAAGCTCCTTCTACCAACTGAACACCATTCTCCCCCACTCTCTAGACATACTAGCGCATGTAGCAGAGTTAAATACAATATCTACTTATAAAATTTTAATAATAGTAAAATAACTTTAACACAATATCAATTAAAAACATCTAAAAAAACATATAAGCAAGAAATTGGGAATATTAGATCAAATAAAAATttaagtaaataataataattgatCGGTATAAATAAATATGATGATAGAATAAAATATTAgaatgaataaaaaataaaataaaaataatatagCATACAACTTATGATagaaaaataagaagaagaaaaatttaaCATTAAAACATGATGATAGAAAAAACAAAGTGAATAAAAAATTCATAATACATTATGAATCATGATAGTAAAAAATTTCAAGAGTTTAAAAAAGTCATACAAATTTgaatattaatattttttatatttttgagGAATCTCAATTGTATGCCAACAAATTTCATCTTATTAAAAAATTACAGTTATTGTCTTAATTAAATATTTCGAACCGTTATATAAGTTGACATTATTCAATAACTATTAAATATTCTAGAAATAAAGAAATTTAAGGAATGGATCTCCACTAGTAATTACATTCATAGAAAATGATATTTAAACCAGAAAAGATATTATGAACCATCataaaaaaatctttttttacTTTTACTATTATGTTTGTTTAACATATTGGCTTTTTACATTAACGCATACGGTTTAAAGTTTCATCACTTATTTTGTTTTTATGTATTTAGATTTGATATAATATAATAGGATCACTTACCTAGTTTAATTATgaatatataataataataataataataataataataataataataataataattgttgTTTGATTGCCATTGAATTAATTGATTAAGAGTTTAATGATGATGCACTGACagtataattttttttacattgtcattcaataaaaattcaataaaaatatACCATTTTATTATGtcatataattattttaaaattttcacTATCCGTGCATCATCTCTTTTCTTATTgattaatataaaaataatatttaagttaaaaaaatattatgaactatcataattttttttactATTATATTTGTTTAACATATTGTACTTACATTCACATACATGGTTTAAAGATTCATCACTTATCTTGTTTTTATGTGTTTAGACATGATATAATACAATAGAATCACTTACCAAATTTAAATATAtgataataataacaataataataaaatatttgtTGTTTGATTTCAACTTTCAACAAATCATCAATAGAATGTTCAATAAAAAAGCAAATCATTAATAATACCATAAAATATAATAGCATCAAATGAAAATTCCACCAAATTAATTGTATCTGATATGATACTCCTCCTTTATTTAATACTTACCTTTTTTATTTAATCCTTTATGAAAGATAGCTGAATAATCACAATTCTTTTACTATATCTTGACATTTTCTATTTATGTATTTTTAATTATGTGTCCATATACATTCTCCTCCACTCTATAAAAAGGGTCTAAAAACATCATAGTTGCATCAAAACATTCACATCAAACCCATCCATATAAAAATGAGTTCACATAACTTTCAAACTTTAATTTTCTTTTGTCTTTTTAGTTTCATTGTTTCTCTTTCTCATGCACTAAACAATGGTTTCAGTGTTGAACTCATCCACCGTGATTCTGAAAAATCACCATTTTTTCAACCTAACCAAAACAAATACCAAAACTTTATCAATGTCGCACGTCGTTCAGTCAATCGCGCCAGTCATTTCTTTAAAAATGCAGTAAAAAATGCACCCAAATCAACCATACTCCCCGATGACGGTGTATATCTCATGACCTATTCGATTGGTACTCCACCATTTAAGCAAGTCGGTATAGCTGATACCGGTAGTAGCATTGTTTGGCTTCAGTGTGAGCCTTGTGAACTATGTTTCAACCAAACTACTCCTAAGTTTAAACCAGCAAAATCATCTACTTACAAAAACATTCCTTGTTCGTCCAATGTATGTGAATCCGTGAGTCGTTCGTCCTGCGGTGACAAAGATAATTGTGAATATTCTATTGTCTATGGCGACGGATCACATTCAGTAGGAAATGTTAGCGTTGATACTCTTACATTGGAATCCACCACTGGTGTTTCCGTTTCATTTCCTAAAACAGTTATAGGATGCGCAACTCACAACAAAGTTTCTTTTGAAGGTAGAAGCTCTGGTATAGTTGGTCTCGGAATCGGCCCAAATTCTCTTATAACACGGTTAGGACCCTCAATTGGTGGTAAATTCTCTTATTGTTTACCACTATCATTGGTTATATCAAATTCAACTTCAAATGTTACGAGTAAACTCAATTTTGGAGATGTTGCAATTGTTTCTGGTACTGGTGTTGTTTCAACTCCTATTATTACTAAGAACACAGAAACTTATTACTATCTGACATTAGAATCATTTTCCGTCGGAACCAAAAGAGTTGAATTCgcatcatcatcttcatcatcaactGATGCTGCTGGTGAAGGTAACATCATCATTGATTCTGGTAC encodes:
- the LOC127129177 gene encoding aspartic proteinase CDR1-like, with amino-acid sequence MSSHNFQTLIFFCLFSFIVSLSHALNNGFSVELIHRDSEKSPFFQPNQNKYQNFINVARRSVNRASHFFKNAVKNAPKSTILPDDGVYLMTYSIGTPPFKQVGIADTGSSIVWLQCEPCELCFNQTTPKFKPAKSSTYKNIPCSSNVCESVSRSSCGDKDNCEYSIVYGDGSHSVGNVSVDTLTLESTTGVSVSFPKTVIGCATHNKVSFEGRSSGIVGLGIGPNSLITRLGPSIGGKFSYCLPLSLVISNSTSNVTSKLNFGDVAIVSGTGVVSTPIITKNTETYYYLTLESFSVGTKRVEFASSSSSSTDAAGEGNIIIDSGTTLTFLPSNIYSNLESEVAKVVKLKRVKDPDQLFSLCYALTSEEPKFPLITAHFKGADVVLHPISTFVQVSDGITCFAFQSAQDIAIFGNLAQQNLLIGYDLKAKKLSFKPTDCSKV